The sequence below is a genomic window from Thermodesulfobacteriota bacterium.
GAGAACGAGGTGCCCTACGATGTGCCGGTGAGCCGCACCTGGGTGGAGCGCTACGTGGTCACCCGGGACGGCGTCACCCGCGCCGACAGCCCCAACGCCGGCCGGGACGGCTTCACCGATCCCCGCATCCGGGGCGAGAGCATCCCCAACGAGGCGATCACCAAGGCCTTCTTCGTGCCCAAGCTCTGCAACCAGTGCGAAACCCCGGCCTGCGTCCAGGTCTGCCCGGTGGGCGCCACCTACCAGACCAACGACGGGGTGGTCCTGGTGGACCGCTCCTGGTGCATCGGCTGCGGCTACTGCATCATGGCCTGCCCTTACGGCGTCCGCTTCTTCCATCCGGTGCACAAGGTGGCGGAGAAGTGCAACTTCTGCTACCACCGCATCACGAAAGGCCTGGAGACCGCCTGTGTGGCGGCCTGCCCCTTCGGCGCCCGCCGGATCGGCAATCTCAGGAACGAGGCGGATCCGGTGACCCGGACGATCATGACCGAGCGGGTGGCGGTCCTCAAAGACGAATACGGCACGAAGCCGCAGGTCTACTATATAGGCCTGGACGAGCGGGTGAGGTGAGCATGGACGCTTCTGAGCTGGTGGTGCACGGTCTCGAGTGGACGACCAAGGACCTCTTTGTCTATCCCAACGAGTTCATCTACTGGAGCATCCAGATCGTCATGTACCCGTACATGACCGGTCTGGTGGCCGGGGCCTTTGTTCTGTCTTCCCTCTACCATGTCTTTGGCCAGAAGGACCTCAAGGACATGGCCCGCTTTTCCCTGGTCTTCTCCCTGGCCCTCCTGCCGGTGGCCCTCATGCCGCTCATGTTCCACCTGCAGCAGCCGCTCCGGGGCATCAATGTCATGATGACCCCCCACTTCACCTCGGCCATCGCTGCCTTTGGCATCGTCTTTTCGACCTACGGCCTCATCGTGGTGAGCGAGATCTGGTTCGTCTACCGGGAGTACTTCGCCAACCAGGTGCGGGTCCTGGAGGGGCGGCCGGAGGGCGGCGGGCTGAAACTCCTGGGCTACCGGCTCCTGGCCATGGGCGCCTACGACACCAGCGACGCCGCCCTGGCCAAGGACCACAAGGCGGTGAAGATCCTGGCCGGCGTCGGCATCCCGGTGGCCTGCTTCCTCCACGGCTATGCCGGCTTCATCTTCGGCTCGGTGAAGGCCAACGCCTTGTGGATGAGCCCGCTCATGCCGGTGATCTTCATCATGAGCGCGGTGGTGTCCGGCATCGCCCTGTGCATGCTGACCTACATCGTCATCATGGAATGGAAGAAGCTGACCACCTCCCTGGCCCGGGGCCGCGGCGACACCAGCGTCCAGGCCATCGGCGGCGTGGAGATCGATGTCATCACCAAGGCCTCCCGCTACCTCCTGGGCTTTCTCGTGGCCGCCATCACCCTGGAGATCCTGGACCTGGTCTTCCGGGGCTACACGGCCATGAAGTCCTGGGACATCCTGCGCTCGGTGATGTACGGCAAGGACTTCCTCAACATCTTTGTGCTGCAATACGGCCTGGGCAATCTGGTGCCCTTCTTCCTGCTGCTCCTGGGCCGGCTCACCATCCGCCGCACCTTGCTGGCCCTGGTGCTCATCCTCTTCGGCGTCT
It includes:
- a CDS encoding 4Fe-4S dicluster domain-containing protein, whose translation is MASSRRQFLKKALAGTLAGALPLSALRFVSPAEARASIGNAATRWVFLVDTTRCVGCGFCVRACKRENEVPYDVPVSRTWVERYVVTRDGVTRADSPNAGRDGFTDPRIRGESIPNEAITKAFFVPKLCNQCETPACVQVCPVGATYQTNDGVVLVDRSWCIGCGYCIMACPYGVRFFHPVHKVAEKCNFCYHRITKGLETACVAACPFGARRIGNLRNEADPVTRTIMTERVAVLKDEYGTKPQVYYIGLDERVR
- the nrfD gene encoding NrfD/PsrC family molybdoenzyme membrane anchor subunit — protein: MVHGLEWTTKDLFVYPNEFIYWSIQIVMYPYMTGLVAGAFVLSSLYHVFGQKDLKDMARFSLVFSLALLPVALMPLMFHLQQPLRGINVMMTPHFTSAIAAFGIVFSTYGLIVVSEIWFVYREYFANQVRVLEGRPEGGGLKLLGYRLLAMGAYDTSDAALAKDHKAVKILAGVGIPVACFLHGYAGFIFGSVKANALWMSPLMPVIFIMSAVVSGIALCMLTYIVIMEWKKLTTSLARGRGDTSVQAIGGVEIDVITKASRYLLGFLVAAITLEILDLVFRGYTAMKSWDILRSVMYGKDFLNIFVLQYGLGNLVPFFLLLLGRLTIRRTLLALVLILFGVFMMRWNVVIGGQAFSLSFAGYMHYHLPLLPHSLETYKEGLLGALTVAATPFVLFWLINKVVPSLRYE